The following coding sequences lie in one Trueperaceae bacterium genomic window:
- a CDS encoding ATP-binding cassette domain-containing protein yields MLLAALHSVDKAYGEQVVLDAATLELRDGDRTALIGRNGAGKSTLLRLLMAAEAPDAGGVYRAEGTVIAMLEQDPRFEPGETVVGISERAFAELDELERRLEALETAGLDDPERYHRWEVVHATFERRGGYARRARRDAVLSALGFKERHHELVASLSGGERTRLGLARLLMAQPDVLLLDEPTNHLDIEMRAWLEGHLARYPGAALIVSHDRAFLDGACDRTAEVSRGELRVGAGNPTAFRAARAEAERIQAQTRANQERELARLDAAAEQMKRWAGQSEKLHRRAKAMERRADRYEVGMIDEVRGKERTTRFTFDCEASASIVMTAEHLSKSFGGRKLLDDLTLEVRQGERIALVGPNGAGKTTLLRLLLGEHASDHPLGVVRTGVRVRVGYYDQGLKGVDGDATLFEELLKRMGDADAHNALGRFLFPYEAQFKRVNDLSGGERARLALLDLTLARRNLLVLDEPTNHLDVEMIEALEAALDAYEGTLILVSHDRRFLSKLATRVWEVRDGRFTDYAGDWHYYVRKRGEAHPGAIVASSEGARGGTRGAGSGAVADDRGEDGAAAGYRRGAGGWQARSPTPSRWQLERRLAALEGEIAEVEELLADVTRLLGSPMTLTASDLAALGVGDWRTAGPPPSTAELLAALGAEHAILEARLLQHMAEWEDTTDMLSAAAATGGKSG; encoded by the coding sequence ATGCTCTTGGCCGCCCTTCATTCAGTCGACAAGGCGTACGGCGAGCAGGTCGTGCTCGATGCCGCCACGCTGGAGCTGAGGGACGGCGACCGCACGGCGCTCATCGGCCGCAACGGGGCCGGCAAGAGTACGCTGCTGCGCCTGCTCATGGCCGCCGAGGCGCCAGACGCCGGCGGCGTCTACCGGGCCGAGGGCACGGTCATCGCCATGTTGGAGCAGGACCCGCGCTTCGAGCCCGGAGAGACCGTCGTCGGCATCAGCGAGCGCGCGTTCGCGGAGCTGGACGAGCTGGAGAGGCGGCTCGAGGCCCTCGAGACCGCCGGCCTCGACGATCCCGAGCGCTACCACCGGTGGGAGGTCGTCCACGCGACCTTCGAGCGGCGGGGCGGCTACGCGCGCCGGGCGCGACGCGACGCCGTGCTCAGCGCACTAGGGTTCAAGGAGCGCCACCACGAGCTCGTCGCCAGCCTCTCCGGCGGCGAACGCACGCGGCTGGGCCTCGCGCGGCTGCTCATGGCCCAGCCCGACGTGCTGCTCCTCGACGAGCCGACCAACCACCTCGACATCGAGATGCGCGCCTGGCTCGAAGGCCACCTGGCGCGTTACCCGGGCGCGGCGCTCATCGTCTCGCACGACCGGGCGTTCCTCGACGGCGCCTGCGACCGCACGGCGGAGGTGAGCCGGGGCGAGCTCCGCGTCGGCGCCGGCAACCCGACCGCGTTCCGCGCGGCCAGGGCCGAGGCCGAGCGCATCCAGGCCCAGACGCGCGCCAACCAGGAGCGCGAGCTGGCGCGCCTCGACGCGGCCGCCGAGCAGATGAAGCGTTGGGCCGGCCAGAGCGAGAAGCTCCACCGGCGCGCCAAGGCCATGGAGCGCAGGGCCGACCGGTACGAGGTCGGGATGATCGACGAGGTGAGGGGCAAGGAGCGCACGACGCGCTTCACGTTCGACTGCGAGGCGAGCGCCTCGATCGTCATGACCGCAGAGCACCTGAGCAAGAGCTTCGGCGGGCGCAAGCTCCTGGACGACCTGACCCTCGAGGTGCGGCAGGGCGAGCGCATCGCGCTCGTCGGGCCCAACGGGGCGGGGAAGACCACCCTCCTGCGGCTGCTGCTCGGCGAGCACGCGTCCGACCACCCCCTCGGGGTCGTCCGCACGGGCGTGCGGGTGAGGGTGGGGTACTACGACCAGGGCCTGAAGGGGGTCGACGGCGACGCCACCCTCTTCGAGGAGCTCCTCAAGCGCATGGGCGACGCCGACGCCCACAACGCACTCGGGCGCTTCCTGTTCCCGTACGAGGCGCAGTTCAAGCGCGTCAACGACCTCTCGGGCGGCGAGCGGGCGCGCCTCGCGCTCCTCGACCTGACCCTGGCGCGCCGCAACCTGCTCGTCCTCGACGAGCCGACCAACCACCTGGACGTCGAGATGATAGAAGCGCTCGAGGCCGCGCTCGACGCGTACGAGGGCACGCTCATCCTCGTGTCGCACGACAGGCGCTTCCTCTCCAAGCTAGCCACACGCGTCTGGGAGGTAAGGGACGGGCGTTTCACCGACTACGCCGGCGACTGGCACTACTACGTGCGCAAGCGCGGGGAGGCGCACCCGGGCGCGATCGTCGCGTCCAGCGAGGGCGCGCGGGGCGGCACGCGCGGGGCAGGCTCGGGAGCCGTAGCCGACGACCGTGGGGAGGACGGCGCCGCCGCCGGCTACCGCCGCGGAGCCGGCGGCTGGCAGGCGCGCTCGCCGACCCCTTCCCGGTGGCAGTTGGAGAGGCGGCTGGCGGCGCTGGAGGGCGAGATCGCCGAGGTGGAGGAGCTGCTCGCGGACGTGACGCGCCTGCTCGGCTCGCCGATGACCCTCACGGCCTCCGACCTGGCGGCGCTCGGCGTCGGCGACTGGCGTACGGCCGGGCCTCCGCCGTCCACCGCGGAGCTCCTCGCCGCTCTGGGTGCCGAGCATGCCATCCTGGAAGCGCGGCTCCTCCAGCACATGGCGGAGTGGGAAGACACGACGGACATGCTGAGCGCCGCCGCCGCGACCGGCGGCAAGAGCGGCTAG
- a CDS encoding fumarylacetoacetate hydrolase family protein → MQRVRYRSFDGVHWGELEGGMIHQLTHMLGSPSGHRVPLSDVSLLPPCEPNVIVCVGRNYADHIRELGNDKAGLPTEPGLFLKGLNTLSGAGDDVPYPAWTDDLQYEGELAVVIARELRNVVVEEALDHVLGYTCALDVTARDKQRADLQWVRAKSADGFCPVGPWLETDLDPADLRITTRVNGEVRQDGRTSDMIFPVAQVLAYISRFMTLRPGDVVLTGTPEGVGKLKVGDSVEVSVEGVGTLTNQVAAEVLPPPSA, encoded by the coding sequence ATGCAACGCGTTCGTTACCGGAGCTTCGACGGGGTCCATTGGGGCGAGCTCGAAGGCGGGATGATCCACCAGTTGACGCACATGCTCGGCTCGCCGAGCGGGCACCGCGTGCCGCTGAGCGACGTGTCGTTGCTGCCCCCGTGCGAGCCGAACGTCATCGTGTGCGTGGGCAGGAACTACGCCGATCACATCCGCGAGCTCGGCAACGACAAGGCCGGGCTGCCGACCGAGCCGGGGCTGTTCCTCAAGGGCCTGAACACCCTGAGCGGCGCTGGCGACGACGTGCCTTACCCGGCCTGGACCGACGACCTGCAGTACGAGGGCGAACTGGCCGTCGTCATCGCCAGGGAACTGCGCAACGTCGTGGTCGAGGAGGCGCTCGACCACGTCCTCGGCTACACGTGCGCCCTCGACGTGACGGCGCGCGACAAGCAACGCGCCGACCTCCAGTGGGTGAGGGCCAAGTCGGCCGACGGCTTCTGCCCGGTGGGGCCGTGGCTCGAGACGGACCTTGACCCCGCCGACCTGCGGATCACCACGCGCGTCAACGGCGAGGTCCGGCAGGACGGCAGGACGTCGGACATGATCTTCCCGGTCGCTCAGGTGCTGGCCTACATCAGTCGGTTCATGACGCTGCGCCCCGGTGACGTCGTGCTCACGGGCACGCCCGAGGGCGTCGGCAAGCTCAAGGTAGGGGACTCGGTCGAGGTGAGCGTGGAAGGCGTCGGCACGTTGACCAACCAGGTCGCGGCCGAGGTGCTCCCACCGCCGAGCGCATGA
- a CDS encoding MBL fold metallo-hydrolase, with translation MTLPQGLDAATGRKAVDNVPDDAVPPDYPRVRDLGGGVLQIDTGHLGNPGTIAVFALPLPSGGFALVESGPGSTRAAVSAGLHEAGLGPSDLRYVLLTHIHLDHAAAAGALLEGADAKLVVHEAGAPHMIDPSRLMASALRVYGDALTKLWGVMLPVPSERVLAVAGGERLDIGGLSVRVIATPGHASHHVSYLLDDGTLFTGDSAGVRLGGTDLLRPALPPPDLDLEAWRGSVERMVAAAPERLVLTHFGQVDGRHAAAAHLRSVVERNREWSEAVLTGMNAGEDDAALVARVQRLEDAELAAAGVLPGIRLRYKITSDAAMTVSGLKRYFTKLHPERLTLA, from the coding sequence ATGACCCTGCCGCAGGGGCTGGACGCCGCGACCGGCAGGAAGGCCGTCGACAACGTGCCCGATGACGCGGTGCCACCCGACTACCCGCGGGTGCGCGACTTGGGCGGCGGCGTGCTGCAGATCGACACGGGCCACCTGGGCAACCCGGGCACCATCGCCGTGTTCGCCCTCCCACTCCCGAGCGGCGGCTTCGCGCTCGTCGAGAGCGGGCCGGGCAGCACCCGCGCCGCCGTCAGCGCCGGCCTGCACGAGGCGGGCTTGGGGCCTAGCGACCTACGCTACGTCCTGCTCACCCACATCCACCTCGACCACGCGGCGGCCGCCGGCGCCCTCCTCGAGGGCGCGGACGCGAAGCTCGTGGTGCACGAGGCCGGGGCGCCGCACATGATCGACCCGAGCCGCCTCATGGCGAGCGCTCTGCGCGTGTACGGCGACGCCCTCACCAAGCTCTGGGGCGTCATGCTCCCGGTGCCTTCGGAGCGCGTGCTGGCCGTCGCCGGGGGCGAGCGGCTCGACATCGGCGGCCTGAGCGTGCGCGTCATCGCGACGCCGGGCCACGCCTCCCACCACGTCAGCTACCTCCTGGACGACGGCACGCTCTTCACCGGCGACAGCGCCGGCGTGCGCCTCGGCGGGACCGACCTGCTGCGTCCGGCCCTGCCGCCGCCCGACCTCGACCTCGAGGCGTGGCGAGGCAGCGTCGAGCGCATGGTGGCGGCCGCGCCCGAGCGGCTCGTGCTCACCCACTTCGGGCAGGTGGACGGACGCCATGCGGCCGCGGCCCACCTACGGTCGGTCGTCGAGCGCAACCGGGAGTGGAGCGAGGCCGTCCTGACGGGCATGAACGCCGGCGAAGACGACGCCGCGCTCGTTGCCCGCGTGCAACGCCTCGAGGACGCGGAGCTGGCCGCGGCCGGCGTCCTGCCCGGCATCCGGCTCCGCTACAAGATCACGTCGGACGCCGCCATGACCGTGTCCGGCCTCAAGCGCTACTTCACCAAGCTGCACCCTGAGCGGCTGACGCTCGCATGA
- the purN gene encoding phosphoribosylglycinamide formyltransferase, with product MSAVMEASSNDPGAASPGPLPRSLAVPERAAAASGAPTRFPLGRPARLAVFASGRGTNLQSLLHAFPAGHELASVVLVVSNRPDALALERARAAGVEAVHAPWPNRAAFEAAANGLLADRGVDLVCLAGFMRLLSAGFTERWAGRLVNVHPSLLPAFPGLDAHGQAIAAGVKESGCTVHLVDAGVDSGPVILQRKVPVLPGDDADTLAERVLAAEHEAYPAALRLLLTGAWRHDDRGENG from the coding sequence ATGAGCGCGGTCATGGAGGCGTCGTCGAACGATCCGGGGGCCGCGTCCCCGGGCCCCCTGCCTCGGTCGCTAGCCGTCCCCGAGCGGGCAGCCGCCGCGTCCGGCGCGCCCACTCGTTTCCCGCTCGGGCGCCCCGCACGCCTGGCCGTGTTCGCCTCGGGGCGCGGGACCAACCTCCAGTCGCTCCTGCACGCGTTCCCGGCCGGCCACGAGCTCGCCTCCGTCGTGCTGGTCGTCAGCAACCGGCCCGACGCCTTGGCGCTGGAACGCGCGCGCGCCGCGGGGGTGGAAGCCGTACACGCGCCCTGGCCGAACCGCGCCGCCTTCGAGGCAGCGGCGAACGGCCTGCTCGCCGACCGTGGGGTTGACCTCGTCTGCCTCGCGGGCTTCATGCGGCTGCTGTCGGCCGGCTTCACGGAGCGCTGGGCGGGACGGCTCGTGAACGTCCACCCGAGCCTGCTCCCCGCCTTCCCGGGGCTAGACGCCCACGGGCAGGCCATAGCGGCCGGCGTGAAGGAGTCCGGCTGCACCGTGCACCTTGTAGACGCTGGGGTGGACTCCGGTCCGGTGATACTGCAACGCAAGGTGCCCGTGTTGCCCGGCGACGATGCCGACACCCTGGCCGAGCGCGTCCTCGCCGCGGAGCACGAGGCGTACCCGGCGGCCCTCCGCCTGCTGCTCACTGGCGCCTGGCGTCATGACGATCGTGGAGAGAACGGATGA
- the purD gene encoding phosphoribosylamine--glycine ligase codes for MRVVVVGSGGREHALDWVLRAGGADVALVGADPDVEALAERIAAREPNLVVIGPEAPLVAGLADVLRSRGLDVFGPSREAAALEGSKVVAKAFMSRWGVPTAWYSTFDNANDALAYLRTATAPIVVKDSGLAAGKGVTVAGTLEEAEAAVRAVFSGGAGAADTRSGARREVVVEECLSGRELTLMLLTDGATYRLLPTARDHKRLRDGEAGEMTGGMGVVAPVALADPALLATIEETVVKPVVAGLAAEGLFYRGVLYIGLMLTPDGPKVLEFNVRFGDPEAQAVLPLLASNAPELFRAVARGELATMSIAWRAAHAACVVMAAPGYPAAPVAGVPVSVPQDLGEGVMVFAGGLAPAGGPGEYVTSGGRALNVVGLGATAAEARASAYAAVERISFPGAQYRTDIGA; via the coding sequence ATGAGGGTCGTAGTCGTAGGTAGCGGCGGCCGGGAGCACGCCTTGGATTGGGTGCTTCGCGCGGGCGGGGCAGACGTGGCGCTGGTGGGCGCAGACCCCGACGTGGAGGCCCTGGCCGAGCGCATCGCTGCGCGCGAGCCCAACCTGGTCGTCATCGGGCCGGAGGCTCCGCTCGTCGCCGGGCTCGCCGACGTGTTGCGCAGCAGGGGTCTCGACGTCTTCGGGCCGTCGCGCGAGGCGGCTGCGCTCGAGGGTTCCAAGGTGGTGGCCAAGGCGTTTATGTCGCGGTGGGGAGTGCCGACCGCATGGTACTCTACATTTGATAATGCTAACGACGCCCTTGCCTATCTCAGGACCGCTACCGCCCCCATCGTCGTGAAGGACTCGGGGTTGGCTGCCGGCAAGGGTGTCACCGTCGCCGGCACGCTGGAGGAGGCCGAGGCGGCCGTGCGCGCCGTGTTCTCGGGCGGTGCCGGCGCGGCCGACACGCGAAGCGGCGCGCGCCGCGAGGTCGTCGTCGAGGAGTGCCTGAGCGGTCGCGAGCTGACCCTCATGCTCCTCACGGACGGCGCCACGTACCGCCTGCTGCCCACCGCGCGCGACCACAAGCGCCTGCGCGACGGCGAGGCGGGCGAGATGACCGGCGGCATGGGCGTGGTGGCCCCCGTCGCGCTGGCCGACCCCGCGCTGCTCGCCACGATCGAGGAGACCGTCGTCAAGCCGGTCGTCGCGGGCCTCGCCGCCGAGGGGCTCTTCTACCGCGGCGTCCTGTACATCGGCCTGATGCTCACCCCGGACGGCCCGAAGGTCCTGGAGTTCAACGTCCGCTTCGGCGACCCGGAGGCGCAGGCCGTGCTCCCGCTGCTCGCCTCGAACGCGCCGGAGCTGTTCCGGGCGGTGGCCAGGGGAGAGCTGGCGACCATGAGCATCGCGTGGCGAGCCGCCCACGCCGCCTGCGTGGTCATGGCGGCGCCCGGCTACCCGGCCGCGCCCGTGGCGGGCGTGCCGGTGAGCGTGCCGCAAGACCTCGGGGAGGGCGTCATGGTGTTCGCCGGCGGCCTCGCGCCCGCTGGTGGGCCGGGCGAGTACGTCACGTCGGGCGGGCGGGCGCTGAACGTGGTCGGCCTCGGCGCCACCGCCGCCGAGGCGCGAGCGTCCGCCTACGCCGCCGTCGAGCGGATCTCCTTCCCGGGGGCGCAGTACCGCACGGACATCGGCGCGTGA
- the dxs gene encoding 1-deoxy-D-xylulose-5-phosphate synthase, protein MSSDPANTPPAKPPPTGLLERVDQPEDLKRLEPTQLPELAEELRSEVIRVCSVAGGHLASSLGAVELTVALHYLFDTRRDRVVWDVGHQTYGHKILTGRKDRIETIRTGGGLAGFTSIGESEHDALTVGHASTSLAAALGMALARDARGDDYEVAAVIGDGALTGGMALAALNQIGHLKPRMLIVLNDNEMSISENVGAINHYMRTLQVQPWFQRAEDRAKAGLTRVWEPLGDLSSRAKKAARRFFDPASNNPFHAMGLRYVGPIDGHDIPQLLYYLAKIRELDGPTMLHIVTRKGKGYEVAESDPITWHGASTFDPKHPVAKGKSHTWSSAFGDAAAAMAQADDRVWVITPAMREGSGLVEYSKTHADRYLDVGIAEDVAVTVGAGLALRGEKPIVAIYSTFLQRAFDQVVHDVALDELDVIFAIDRAGLVGGDGATHQGIYDLAYLRTVPHVGIGMPRDATELRGMLKAAHRLGGPKAIRWPRGSVAPAADTPFAEWPEVRWGSWEVVKDGTDVVVLGIGPTVDYALAAAADDPRVAVVNARFVKPLDTELLLRLVRPAKAIVTVEDHTVVGGLGSAVLEALADAGVATRLVRLGVQDTTVPHGDPVAQHEELGYGPKAIGRALARLGVGPGARDGRAAAI, encoded by the coding sequence ATGAGTTCCGACCCCGCCAACACCCCCCCGGCCAAGCCTCCGCCCACCGGGCTCCTGGAGCGCGTCGACCAGCCGGAAGACCTGAAGCGACTCGAGCCCACCCAGTTGCCGGAGTTGGCCGAAGAGCTCCGCTCCGAGGTCATCCGCGTCTGCTCCGTCGCCGGGGGTCACCTGGCCTCGAGCCTCGGCGCCGTCGAGCTGACCGTCGCGCTGCACTACCTGTTCGACACGCGCCGCGACCGCGTCGTGTGGGACGTCGGCCATCAGACCTACGGCCACAAGATCCTGACGGGCAGGAAGGACCGGATCGAGACGATCCGCACGGGCGGCGGCCTCGCCGGCTTCACATCCATCGGCGAGTCCGAGCACGACGCCCTCACCGTCGGGCACGCCTCGACGAGCCTCGCGGCGGCGCTCGGCATGGCGCTCGCCCGCGACGCCCGCGGCGACGACTACGAGGTCGCCGCCGTCATCGGCGACGGCGCCCTGACGGGCGGCATGGCCCTCGCCGCGCTCAACCAGATCGGCCACCTCAAGCCGCGCATGCTCATCGTGCTCAACGACAACGAGATGTCGATCAGCGAGAACGTGGGCGCCATCAACCACTACATGCGCACGTTGCAGGTGCAGCCGTGGTTCCAGCGGGCGGAGGACCGCGCCAAGGCGGGCCTCACGCGCGTCTGGGAGCCGCTCGGCGACCTGAGCAGCCGCGCCAAGAAGGCCGCGCGCCGCTTCTTCGACCCCGCCAGCAACAACCCGTTCCACGCCATGGGCCTGCGCTACGTCGGGCCGATCGACGGGCACGACATCCCGCAGCTGCTCTACTACCTCGCCAAGATCCGCGAGCTGGACGGCCCGACGATGCTCCACATCGTCACCCGCAAGGGCAAGGGCTACGAGGTGGCCGAGTCCGACCCGATCACGTGGCACGGCGCCTCCACCTTCGACCCCAAGCACCCCGTCGCTAAGGGCAAGAGCCACACGTGGTCGAGCGCGTTCGGCGACGCGGCCGCCGCCATGGCGCAAGCCGACGACCGCGTGTGGGTCATCACCCCGGCCATGCGCGAGGGCAGCGGGCTCGTCGAGTACAGCAAGACGCACGCCGACCGCTACCTCGACGTCGGGATAGCCGAGGACGTCGCCGTCACCGTGGGCGCCGGGCTCGCGCTGCGCGGTGAGAAGCCGATCGTCGCCATCTACTCCACGTTCCTGCAACGGGCCTTCGACCAGGTCGTGCACGACGTGGCCCTCGACGAGCTGGACGTCATCTTCGCCATCGACCGTGCCGGCCTCGTCGGCGGCGACGGCGCCACGCACCAGGGCATCTACGACCTCGCCTACTTACGCACGGTGCCTCACGTCGGCATCGGCATGCCGCGCGATGCCACCGAGCTGCGTGGGATGCTGAAGGCCGCGCACCGCCTCGGCGGCCCCAAGGCCATCCGGTGGCCGAGGGGGAGCGTGGCGCCGGCTGCGGACACGCCCTTCGCTGAGTGGCCGGAGGTCCGGTGGGGGAGCTGGGAGGTCGTCAAGGACGGCACAGACGTGGTCGTGCTCGGCATCGGCCCCACCGTCGACTACGCCCTCGCGGCCGCGGCCGACGACCCCCGCGTTGCGGTCGTGAACGCCCGCTTCGTCAAGCCGCTCGACACGGAGCTCCTGCTGCGGCTGGTGCGCCCCGCGAAAGCCATCGTGACCGTCGAGGACCACACGGTGGTCGGCGGCCTGGGCAGCGCCGTCCTGGAGGCCCTCGCCGACGCCGGCGTGGCGACGCGGCTCGTGCGCCTCGGCGTCCAGGACACGACCGTGCCGCACGGCGATCCGGTGGCGCAGCACGAGGAGCTCGGGTACGGGCCGAAGGCGATCGGTCGGGCGCTGGCGAGGCTCGGCGTCGGTCCAGGCGCGAGGGATGGACGCGCCGCGGCCATATGA
- a CDS encoding SOS response-associated peptidase: MGKIDKDVQALIDELGPDGYYRRILTAMQQGGLGFNLAPTEQIAFVAQPHGVETTLVGRWGLEPGWVRDPAQVKSTLFNARAESAAEKPSFRDALRRSRCVVPVSGFYEWQPIEGAKRKQPYWIARQDGRPLIIAGLYALHEWGASFTLLTTSPNALMAPIHDRMPVILDPADVDRWLDPELTDPAAVQDLLRPCPDEWLTARALTRPVGDWEPE; the protein is encoded by the coding sequence ATGGGAAAGATCGACAAGGACGTACAGGCGCTGATAGACGAGCTTGGCCCGGACGGCTACTACCGCCGCATACTGACCGCCATGCAGCAGGGCGGGCTCGGCTTCAACCTCGCGCCTACCGAGCAGATCGCATTCGTAGCGCAACCGCACGGCGTGGAGACGACGCTCGTCGGCCGCTGGGGCTTGGAGCCCGGTTGGGTGCGCGACCCCGCGCAAGTCAAGAGCACCCTTTTCAACGCCAGAGCGGAATCCGCGGCTGAGAAGCCGTCCTTCCGCGACGCGCTGCGGCGTTCCAGGTGCGTCGTCCCGGTCAGCGGCTTCTACGAATGGCAGCCGATCGAAGGCGCCAAGCGCAAGCAGCCTTACTGGATCGCGCGGCAAGACGGCCGACCCCTCATCATCGCGGGCTTGTACGCCCTGCACGAATGGGGAGCTTCGTTCACCCTCCTGACGACCAGCCCCAACGCCCTGATGGCGCCGATCCACGACCGCATGCCGGTCATCCTCGACCCGGCGGACGTCGACAGGTGGCTCGACCCCGAGTTGACCGACCCCGCCGCCGTCCAGGACCTGTTGCGGCCGTGCCCGGACGAGTGGCTCACGGCCAGGGCGTTGACCAGGCCCGTGGGCGACTGGGAGCCGGAGTGA
- a CDS encoding sulfite exporter TauE/SafE family protein yields MSLSWHALIIGLAGGFFGSMVGLGGAVVMIPLMTGWAKISQHKAHATSLIAVVFTGLVGAWAYAGDGKLDWGIAVTVGVAAVVTSIIAAAYSAKVPAGLLKKIFGGLLVAAAVLLISGLEVSGTGIGGAWRIPSALLLGLMSGTLTGLLGIGGGAFVVPLLVFAFGLPQHIAQGTSLAVMIPAGIAGTLVHARAGRLDPKLAVGLIIGVAIGAFGGGKLALLTPERPLQIIFGLILLWTGARYLLPRRKPTP; encoded by the coding sequence ATGTCTCTCTCATGGCACGCTCTCATCATCGGTCTGGCAGGCGGGTTCTTCGGGAGCATGGTCGGCCTCGGGGGAGCCGTCGTCATGATCCCGCTCATGACCGGCTGGGCGAAGATAAGCCAGCACAAGGCGCACGCCACGAGCCTAATAGCGGTCGTGTTCACCGGGCTCGTCGGGGCTTGGGCCTACGCGGGCGATGGCAAGCTGGACTGGGGCATCGCCGTCACCGTCGGCGTGGCGGCCGTGGTCACCTCGATCATCGCCGCGGCCTACTCGGCGAAGGTCCCCGCCGGTCTGCTGAAGAAGATCTTCGGTGGTCTGCTCGTCGCCGCCGCCGTCTTGCTCATCTCCGGGCTCGAGGTCTCCGGCACGGGCATCGGGGGCGCCTGGCGGATCCCTTCCGCGCTCCTCCTCGGCCTCATGTCCGGCACCCTGACGGGCCTGCTAGGCATCGGGGGCGGCGCTTTCGTCGTGCCGCTGCTCGTGTTCGCGTTCGGCCTGCCGCAGCACATCGCGCAAGGCACCAGCCTGGCGGTCATGATCCCGGCGGGCATCGCCGGTACCCTGGTGCATGCCCGGGCCGGGCGCCTGGACCCGAAGCTCGCGGTGGGCCTCATCATCGGGGTCGCCATCGGCGCGTTCGGCGGCGGCAAGCTCGCGCTCCTCACGCCCGAGCGGCCGCTTCAGATCATCTTCGGGCTTATCCTGTTATGGACGGGAGCGCGGTACCTGCTTCCGAGGCGCAAGCCGACGCCATGA